From the Xylocopa sonorina isolate GNS202 chromosome 9, iyXylSono1_principal, whole genome shotgun sequence genome, the window TATCTCAGCGTTCAAATTATCAGCTAGATATTTAGTGAAATTGCTTTCGATAGGTATCTGATTTGTCAATAACGACAAGTAATGATATAATTTATTATGCGACGTAATGATGACAGCGTGACCAGTGTCATCGAATTGAGGCCTACCAGCACGACCAAAGATTTGCAGAACGTCTAATATGTCCAAGTCGATGAACGAACCATGTTTTGCGTCGTATATTTCTGTTCCTCTTATAATAACTGCATGTGCAGGTAAATTTACACCCCAAGCTAATGTCGAAGTGCATACTAATACTTTAATTAAACCTTCCGCGAAATATTTTTCGACCAGATTTCTCTCTGAACGCAATAGACCAGCATGATGCACCGATAATCCATTATTAAATAGTTCAGGTAAATGTTTGTTGCGTGACTTGGCAAATGCTTTGTTTATAAATTTCGTTTGACCTTCGGATGTAAATAATTTAAGCGTATCGTTCTTCATTGCCATCTCTTTCAGCGCATTCGCTACTCTAACAGTAGCATTTCGTGCATGTACGAATACCATCACTTGGTGTCCTTTGCGCACCATGTCTATTACATTATCGTAACACACGTGATCCATGTAATTCATTTCTTGCAATGGTGTTGTCGCTTTTACACCGATAAATGTTTGACTCAGGGGTACTGGTCGGAATCGATGATCAAAATAAAACAGTCCCACAGATGGATTTACCCTTAAAAAGGTAGCGACGTCTGTGTAATTTGGTAAAGTCGCAGAAAGTCCAACAATTCTGATCATGCTCTGCGAAGATTCCACTTGTCTTAGAGTTCGAGCAACTAATGCCTCCACCACGGGTCCTCTGTCACCGTGGAGCAAATGCACTTCATCGATAATTAACAACTTAACAATACTGGTGAGAGAAATATCTCCTGTACCTTTTCTGGTAACTACATCCCACTTTTCTGGTGTAGTAACGATCATTTGCGTTTGTTGAATTTCTGATTTGGTCAACTGCATATCCCCTGTTAATTCACGAACCGATATGCCAAGACACTGAAGTCTTTTGCCAAAATTTGCTGTCATTTCAGCTGCCAAAGCTTTCATCGGTGCTacataaattattttaaattgattcttcATTAACTGACCATGCTCAATGTGTTGCTTCAGTTGATGTACCACAGTTAACATAGCGACATTAGTTTTTCCAGCACCCGTTGGTGCACAAATTAATAAATTTTCATTGGTATGATAAGCTGCATTAAATACTATGCTTTGTATCCTATTTAATGATGTGATACCACTAAATGCCATTTGTCCAATATCATCTAATGAAGATATCATAATAGGTTTGTAATCTACATTAATTTGTTGTGATTCTGGAATGGGAATGAAAACTTCTTCAAACATTTGCGTATCTTTTCTCACAACATCTTCTGGTAACATTATCTTCTGTTTTGATACATATCCAGTTGTATTTCTACTTGCCATATGGGAATCAAATACAAAGGGGTAAGCTTCTCGTGCGCTTCTCTCTGCGCCAACATTTCTATTAAATATGGGTGTATTCATTTCTATTAATGCTTCTTGCTTCTTTAAGCACAATTCAAGTGGTTCACAACCATTTTCTTCCGGCTCTGACTTTCCTTCTCGTTTATTTGAAATTTTACTTAATTTCTTTACTTCTTTTCGTATTTGTTTCATTAATTGTTTCTCTTTTTCCGACTGTACTATTACTTGACTAATTACGGGTCTTTGAACGCTAGATTGTTTTTGCATCTTTGGAAGAGAATTGGAAGCTATAATATCTTTCTTATATTGAATAATGTATTGTATGAATTCTAGAGATTCAGAACCTAAGAAATCATATAATTCGTTTTCTAAATTTCTAGAACTTAACTTACTAATTATCTCCTTTTCAAATTGTTCTAAAGTCATATGTGGAAAATCATATTTTGTATAATTTAGCATTAACATTTTCTTGTATACTGTTCTATCAAATCCAGTTTTTAAAAGTTTCGTAGTTTCATCTTTATATTTCATTGAGAACTTATCAGTACTCTGATTTATGTTTCCTAAAGACATATTACGAAGTGTTTCAGTGTCTGGCCACAATGCTCTTGCAGGTTTATACTCAAATTTTGGgtcaaataaattatttttggaAATTTCAATATTGTCAACTTCTTCGTTTTCGTGCCTTATAACTGTTAAAATATCTTCGTTCAATTTTTCCCGAATTATTTTAATTACCTACAAGAAAGTATAAATAATTATACAGAATCTATATATAATTGTACAATGGAATTACATATACTCACTTCTAGTATTGTCTGAGCTTTCTCAAATGTCAGATTCGCCGCTTTTTCttttaaaatatgaaatttcTTGGATGACAGTAACTCATCATCGATCAACAATTGTAGAGTGAACATTAAAAATTCATCTATGAGTTTAGAAGTACATTCTCCTAAAACAATAACAAAGTAAATACTCTTGATCTAATTGTCTTTAACTATTACATACCAAGTGCATCTGTAGCAATCTGACGTAGCTTATTAAGATGATGCATTGTGTCCTTGGGTATAAGTTTGCACAAATCATGCCAACCGAACTCTCTGTGTTGCATACAATATCAACATTATTTACTTGACAATATCATGCCATATACTAAGTCAtcaaattattataaatattatattactataaATTAATAGATATAAGAGATATAAGCTTTTCTCTTAGTACAAGAAAACTGTTCCATAATCTTTTACAAAAGCTTCTCAATCGTATTGTATATAACAAATTATAAGgtatgaaagaaaaaaaatacctTTTCAATTTGCTACATTGTTGTTCCTGTTGTTTCTTAAACAAATCATTCGGTTCTAAGTCAAGGGTGCTTTTTATACGACCCAGATTTGAAAACAGACGCAATGCTCTTGTAATTCTTGGTAATTCCGGCATTTTTCGTTAGATTAATGTACCTATCTGTAACATGTAATTCGCATTTATTATTTGAGAAGATAAAATATACATGCTAACAAGCTTGTTCCTTAGCAAATGTGTAACAAGTATAGAGTTCTTTCTGGAAATTAATAACTATACTTCATTAGTTTCAATAATGTATTCTTAATCGTACTCAGAAACTGCTACTTACGGCCGCTAACTTTCGATCAAAGATAAACGAGCGTATTTTAATTGTTTATCGACTTCGTAAACCGAGTGCCACCTATTGAAAATATCGCAGACGTTCGAAACTCGAAAGTTATCCAATTTTCATCATACTTTTAGTTATTTTCAATCGCACACCGCAAACCTGCTCAAATACAATTCAAATGTAATAAACCCAATATTTtcgtaatttaaaaaattacatcTAGTAACGAACAGagtacgtatatatgtatatatataaactAGATCTCTTAAAAACAATTTTATATCAACATAACTGTATTTTTTCTCCGTTATTCAACGTAGATTTCTTTTTACAATATCCAATACAACTAAAATGATCTGCTTTCTTTTACCTAAGAAAAATATAACAATTACCCATGAAATATTCATGCATAAAAGTAAACATATTCAAAAATATTTCGCAACAGCGacagaaataaaaaataaaaacaatTCATTATTTAACTAAATAAAAAtcgaatccataatgaatattccaAGTAAACGTAACAGAAAGTTTCCTATCTAAGATGTTACGAGTCGATTAAGTCCAGAACCACAGAATCTTACATCATAGAGAGAAATTTAGGGGATCGTGAAAGTCCTGGTGACTCGCCAAGGTCGCCAACCGCGAAGTTAGTGCCATCTAGGGGAAAAGTGTAGAAAGATGAACACTAAGAGCGTCAGTCTACAGTGAGATCTCGTGCAGAGTAGAACTACATCCAGTTATACGTCTTAAATGTTAAATAGTCTTTTTTCAATCGTTGGCCATCCTGTCTTCGATCAATTTTCCCCACAGGACTGGCGAGATTTAAGTTCAGCCGCACGTACATGTTACTAGTGACTATTAAGTCCGTAGAGTATCGGTACTGAATTTACAGACTTCGTTGTTGCTTCATCGTGAAGGGATTTTTTATTATgccttgaagtgtatacgagggatataCATTTCTTTCTGAGTTTTTACGCGCACAGACTTCGCCAGCACGTAATGCGACAGAAATTTACAGGGTCGAGTAGCTTCGTGGATGGGACGACGCTGTTGTTGTAGAGTTTGGTGAGGTTACGTCGATGCAAATGACAGTGGTGTTTGGTCAGACAGAAACTCGACTTGGATGTCACTCGATGGAGACGTTCGAGCAGGCTGGGACCGAGGTGTTTCGTCGTTTTTAACTGGGACTAATTGAAGAGCGATATACTTAACGGGAATTTAATGAATGCGGGCAAAGAGAGAGATTTCGCGGGGGGTCTTAACTGGGGTTACCGTGACCCAGCTAGACCGAAAATCCGCCCTAATAATAAGGTAAAAAATTCTTCTACGTCTAATCGTTTCTCTACACGAACGTAATTTGTTTAGAGAGAAGAGTTACACGTTTCAAACTATGTATCACGGTACATCGAATACTGAGATTGTTTTCAGCGGAGCTTAATTGTGTATattcatatatatattatattgtataCCTATGTATGTAAAGAATATACAAATTTCTGCATCGATGCTATAATTTCTAATTGTTACATAATGTTTAAAGATTCTGAATTGTGTAcaatgaaagtgcgagaaatATGCACAGTTTGTTTGATATATAAACATTGTAATGCGTCTGTTTTATGTTAGTATACAAAAATTGAATGTATTGTTTTGTTACACTCGATTATTTAGCTTTTGATCAAGACTGCCAATGTAAGACTGAACTACTGATGCATGGAATAATCGTTGTTAACATTAAATACGGACAGCATCAATGGGAAACTGTTTTTCGTGCTTTAAGGTGTCTCTTCCACCAGCCACTGCCACAAGATCCTCATCATTCGATTATAAAGACGGTAATCATTGTCTTTGTCTATTGcgctttcatttttattttgattactTCCAGGTTTTCCATTTTTACGATAGAATTTTGCAATAGACGCTCTATGTTTATATCAATGTATTTATTTGTTAGTGGTGCTACGTATCATTGTTTGTGATTGCTATAATTTTAGAAACAATGGAACTGAGAGGTTCGTTCTTGCATTCTTGCCAACAAACTGGGCCTTTAGTGCCTGAAACTCATTTAAACGGAAACAGAAAATCAGTAACCACATTAACAACATTCAACAATGTAGGGTCTGATAACTGTGGTTCTATGCCTACTGTACAAAGTAATTTACGTTCGTCAAGGGGATTCTATGCACGTTTATCACCACTGGGTAGATCTGGAACATCATCCGGGCTCAGTACAACCGCTGAATCAAGGCAACAAAAGGAACCATCAGAGAGCAAATTAAATGCTTTATTTGACCAGTATAAGGTAAAATCTAAAgcagattttcttttttcttttttttattcatataaaatattatatttctgTATATAGGATTCGCACGAAGATGTGATCTTAGCCGACGGTATTGAAAGATTTTGTAATGATTTACAATTATCACCAGATGAGTTTAAAGTACTtgttcttgcttggaaattgaagGCAAAACAAATGTGCCAATTTACGCGTCAAGAATTTGTGACAGGCTTGAAAACAATGAAAGTAGAcagtatacgtggtatacaagCAAGACTACCAGAAATTGTTCAAGAACTGACTGTAAGCAGTGACTTATTCAAGGATCTCTATCGATTTACATTCCGATTTGGTTTAGATGTAAATTCTGGTCAAAGAATATTACCAGCCGACATGGCAATCGTTCTGTGGAAGCTTGTTTTTACAATACGCGAACCACCTCTTCTATCAAGATGGCTTAAATTTCTTGAGTGTCATCAtgttcgaggtatacctaaggaTACATGGAATATGTTTTTGAATTTTGCTGAAAGTATTGGCGATGATCTTAGCGTGTACGATGATGCAGAAGCATGGCCAAGTTTGTTTGATGATTTTgtagaatatgaaaatgatcaaATGAATCAGAATATCAGTAAAGATGATATTATAAAGAATGATTCTATCGATAAAGTTTAatcgatatattttttatataattttggtTCTAAACAGGTATTATTCATATACGTTTATCCTTTGTATGAAGTTATTGGGAATTGTTTGACGCCGAAATGGTTAAAAAATAGTTGCTTTATAATATTTTGTATTTGTTTCTTTATTCTTTTTTGTACGTaatattaaaaaagaaataattacttGGTATAAAAATTATCACCATTTCTGAAGAATGATCGTTCGTACAATTTCCACTCCGACGCAAATACAAAATTTACAAGTATATCTAATGAATACATTAGGGGCTAAaaatttctatacttcaaatttatGATATATTATCTATAAGTATGTACAACTATTAAAACAGTGATATTTCTTAAATTTTTGTAAGTACTCTGTTAGAAAAAAAGGGGGGCGTGAAATGTATATCAAGAAAgtatatcatattatatgaaaatacCTCAAAAATTTGTCTATTGTCTTACTAGAATTTGTATACtgtttgtatacatttttaaACATATGATACAATTTTGGTTAAAAATTGTGTAAACATACTATTGTAAAACAACTTGATCATTTGCGATCATTTGTGATCATAGTTTATAATATCATTTTAAAAGGACGGatgatttatttaaattatgttcctatttatttttgttttttaatgCCAATAATAAAAGCCTTGACCATGATTGATGACAAAAATGAGAAATACTAAAATCTATTAACAAAtatatttcgaatgaaataacattcattacaCATATGTACATAGTGCCATGTCTTTCGAAAATactaaaaaaaattataaaaattaataataattaatatatatatatgtatatcactGAA encodes:
- the Sccro3 gene encoding defective in cullin neddylation 1 domain containing SCCRO3; protein product: MGNCFSCFKVSLPPATATRSSSFDYKDETMELRGSFLHSCQQTGPLVPETHLNGNRKSVTTLTTFNNVGSDNCGSMPTVQSNLRSSRGFYARLSPLGRSGTSSGLSTTAESRQQKEPSESKLNALFDQYKDSHEDVILADGIERFCNDLQLSPDEFKVLVLAWKLKAKQMCQFTRQEFVTGLKTMKVDSIRGIQARLPEIVQELTVSSDLFKDLYRFTFRFGLDVNSGQRILPADMAIVLWKLVFTIREPPLLSRWLKFLECHHVRGIPKDTWNMFLNFAESIGDDLSVYDDAEAWPSLFDDFVEYENDQMNQNISKDDIIKNDSIDKV